A window of the Brachyhypopomus gauderio isolate BG-103 chromosome 14, BGAUD_0.2, whole genome shotgun sequence genome harbors these coding sequences:
- the LOC143475421 gene encoding interleukin-13 receptor subunit alpha-1-like: protein MIYRCWDVSLVTYFTLIFFGVDSSSELPPPRNLSLSWDHCSVTAQWREPANLDSECKVNYTVKIFSKTKFPPNTTIYVDNRQTTSLSCTSYISNENDICITIMTNPLMCESKSTSKPLHQCFSPPKALVKNFSCIYYSNNKMNCSWNSNISDLQLHYGVLGEGRYIPSPCTSYITSGPLKTGCHINSIKSTDIANYMCLIINSSEVQSPPNSFFIKPQVKPNPPKLTIKREGEYLHFQSSIPDFNSQCWEYKFKYRKCENEGETAVKSDSLSVPYDEACKYTVQVMTNYIDDCGSGASDWSKPEDYGEDVDANRTLKVASIFIPIAVSCCLITALVLFKRHKDIILPAIPEPSLLLKDMLNSNSDGLSKNIGVGKVYVPIREVVEKDVRLEPKWMSLFPGP from the exons ATGATTTACCGATGCTGGGATGTGTCTTTAGTAACATATTTCACGTTGATATTTTTTGGAGTTGACAGTTCATCAG AATTGCCTCCACCAAGAAACCTTAGCCTGTCGTGGGATCATTGCTCTGTGACTGCACAATGGAGAGAGCCAGCAAATTTGGACTCAGAGTGTAAAGTGAACTACACTGTTAAAATATTCTCA AAAACAAAATTCCCACCAAACACTACAATTTATGTTGATAATCGGCAAACTACAAGTTTGAGCTGTACATCATACATTTCTAATGAGAATGACATTTGCATCACCATAATGACAAACCCTTTAATGTGTGAAAGCAAGTCAACAAGCAAACCTCTACATCAGTGCTTTTCTCCACCTAAGG CTTTAGTGAAGAACTTCAGCTGTATTTATTATTCTAATAATAAGATGAACTGTTCCTGGAACAGTAATATTTCTGATCTGCAGCTCCATTATGG GGTCCTTGGTGAGGGTAGATATATTCCAAGTCCTTGCACCTCATATATCACCAGTGGACCCCTGAAGACTGGATGTCACATAAACAGTATAAAAAGTACAGATATTGCAAATTACATGTGCCTCATTATCAATTCTTCTGAAGTTCAATCTCCTCCAAACAGCTTTTTCATAAAACCCCAAG TGAAACCGAATCCACCCAAGCTTACAATCAAAAGGGAAGGCGAGTATCTCCATTTTCAGTCAAGCATCCCAGACTTTAATTCACAATGTTGGGAATACAAGTTCAAATACAGGAAATGTGAAAACGAG GGTGAAACTGCAGTCAAATCTGATTCACTGTCTGTACCATACGATGAGGCCTGCAAGTACACAGTGCAAGTGATGACAAACTACATTGACGATTGTGGCAGTGGAGCGAGTGACTGGAGTAAACCAGAGGACTATG GTGAAGATGTTGACGCAAATAGGACATTGAAGGTGGCTAGCATATTTATCCCTATTGCAGTATCCTGTTGCCTCATTACAGCTCTAGTGTTATTTAAGAG ACATAAAGATATAATTCTCCCAGCAATTCCTGAACCATCCCTGTTATTGAAGGATATGCTTAACAGTAATAGTGATGGCTTGTCAAAG AACATAGGCGTTGGAAAAGTCTATGTGCCTATTAGAGAGGTTGTGGAGAAGGATGTCAGACTGGAGCCAAAGTGGATGTCCTTATTCCCTGGACCATGA